The window CGGCGCCATCAAGGGCGGTCAGAGCGTGGGCCTGCCCGGCCTGGGCACCCTGAGCGTCAAGGCCACCGCCGCCCGTACCGGCGTGCGCCCCGGCACCAGCGAGAAGATCCAGATTCCTGCGGGCAAGAAAGTCGCCTTCAAGGTCGCTTCCACCCTCAAGGGCAACCTGTAACCTTTCCCAAACCGTGAACAGCCTCCCCGCGTGGGAGGCTGTTCCTTTGTGTACCAGGCCCGCTGGCGGCAGCCCCACTCAAAGCAGGGCTCCACATTCCGGGTTTGCCGAGTAAGCGCCGTGACTCGCTGTGTTTTCCGTCTTGCTCGATTAAATTCGTTCCCATCTGCTCGGCCAGAAGAGATGAATTCACGACCCGGACGCTTTTTCTCTTTATCAGAGGATGAGCCCGGATGATCCTGCGAAGGTCAGGACGCGCCACGCTTTTGCTTTGGCGTACCTCAGGAGAGGCGGCTCCGGGTCGACTGCACAGGGTCGCACTGCGAGGTCGAGCAGCGGCAAGTCCTCCATGCTGTGGGTAAAGGCATAATCCACCCGCGCACCGCGCAGGTAGCGGCGCACCTGCTGCGCTTTGTGGCGACCTTCACTGCTCGGCGCGGGAACCGCCCGGCCCGCTGTCCCGGCCGCAATCGCCAGGGGTTCGGCCCGCAGGCGGCGGCTGAAGGCTTCCAGCACGGCGGCCCGCGTGGTCGAGCAGATGATCACGCGCACCTGCTCGGCGTCGCGCAGCCGCAGCAGTTCGACCAGGGGCGTGCGCTTGGGCCACAGTTCCTGGTCCACGATCCATTCGCCCAGCTCCGCCGGAGTGCGAACCTGCTGCCCGGCCTGGCGGTAGCGTTCCAGGGCCGTTTCGACGCTTCCGCTGGTCAGCGTACCTTCCAGGTCGGTTATGCAGATCACGCGCTTCTCCTCCCGCGCTGGGGCAGTTGGGAGAAGGGGCGGGCGGGTTGGCCGGCTGAGGGGACGACGTTGATCACTGGGAACTCCTTGGAAACCACTTCAGGCTGAGCGCATGGATCAGAAGGAGTGGTGCTAATCGGATCAGAAGGGACTGGCGCCGCGTTTTGCTTGTGCGCTGCCTGGGACAGCGTGGGTGAGGGCGCTTTTCCGGTGTACACGGGGTGCAGAGGGAGGCGCTGAGACCTGAGCTTAAACAGCGGTCAGTTCATTCTCGGTTGAGGGCCTTTCAGCCTGTTTCTCCGGGGAACGGGGATGCCCGGAACCCGCCTCACTGGGGCGCTGGTCAGCTCAGGCTGCACCCCAGCGCTGAAAGGGCACTGGAACGCTGGAAGGCCGCCCGGCAACTGGCAAACTGGCCCACGCCAGGGATCAAGTTGCTGACCGGCGCGCTCCATCGGTTAAAGCAGGTTCGGCGCAGGCGTTCATCCCGATGCAGACGCAAGCTGTCGGGGCAGCTGGGAGCAGAATCGGGGTCGGCTGCGCTTCAGCGTGCATCACTGCCCTAGAGCAAGTCTCCGAATTCTGTCAGGCGTGGAACACCACTCCACACAACTCCATTCTTCGTCCTGCTCATTTAAGTTCACTCGCTTCGCTCGGACAAAAAGCACTCCGTTCTTTTGTCAAATGCTCTAAGGTGAGTTATGACCGTGCGGGGCTGGCAGGCGTTCAGGGACGGCCACTACAACCTGGTGGTGGCCGAACTCAGGGGGCGCATGGACCTGACCCCCGACGAACTGGCCCTGCTGGGCCGCGCCGAACTGCGCCTGGGACTCTTTTACGAGGCCGAACTGCATGTGTACCGGCCCCATCTGGCGGGCTCAGGGGCGGGCACGGCCGGCCTGCTGGCCTTTCTGGCGCGCAGTGGGCAGCAGCGGGCGCTGCATGACCTGCTCGCGCAGACCCCGCCGGCGAACGAACTGGCT is drawn from Deinococcus fonticola and contains these coding sequences:
- a CDS encoding haloacid dehalogenase-like hydrolase, with the translated sequence MICITDLEGTLTSGSVETALERYRQAGQQVRTPAELGEWIVDQELWPKRTPLVELLRLRDAEQVRVIICSTTRAAVLEAFSRRLRAEPLAIAAGTAGRAVPAPSSEGRHKAQQVRRYLRGARVDYAFTHSMEDLPLLDLAVRPCAVDPEPPLLRYAKAKAWRVLTFAGSSGLIL